The Candidatus Deferrimicrobium sp. DNA window CGTCGCCTTCGGCGACGGGCAGGTACGGCAGTAGTGGAGGGGCGGAATCGCCGGATCGCCGTTTTCGGCGGCACCTTCGACCCGTTCCACAACGGCCACCTTCGGATGGCCGTGGAGATTCTGGAGGGGCTCTCGTTGCCCGACCTTTTCCTTGTCCCGTCGGCCCGACCGCCCCACAGGCCTTCCCGCCCGTTAGCCTCCGCGGAGGATCGCCTCGCGATGGCGTCGGCCGGCATCGCCGGGATCGATGGGATCTCGGTCCTGGATCTCGAACTCCGTCGCGAAGGTCCGTCGTACTCCCTGATCACGATCCGGGAAGTGTCGGATGCGAACCCGGGGGCCGACCTCCTGTTCCTGATCGGCGCCGACGCGTTCGCGGAGATCACCGCATGGCACCGGTATCGCGATCTGCTCGCGGCATGCGATTTCCTGCTGCTTCCCCGGCCGGGGATCGCCCCGGAGTCGACGTTTCCCCCGGGAATCCGCATTGAACCGGAGGGGAACCGTTGCTATAATCTTCCCGGGTGTTCCTACCGTCTCCCCGGCGGGCGCAGGCTGCTTTGCCCGGTTCTTCCGGTCCTGGACATTTCGTCGCGTTCCATCCGGGAAAAAGTTCGGCGGGGGAGATCGCTTCGGGGGCTGGTGCCGCCCCAGGTCGAGCAGTACATCAAGGACCACGGCCTGTACCGTGGGGAAGAAAGAGGGTAGCCGGCCATCACCACGCGGGACATACTGCTTCGATGCGCCGGCCTCGCACGGGAGAAGAAGGGTTTCAACATCCTCGCCCTCGACGTCCGGGAGCACGCCAGCTTCACCGACTACTTCCTCATCTGCTCGGGGAGTTCCGATCGGCAGGTTCAGGCCCTTTCGAGGCACATCGAGGAGACACTGAAGAAGGAGCAGGGGGTCAAGACCCTCGGCACCGAAGGGCTCCGCGGGGGGCGGTGGGTGCTCCTCGACTACGGCGATTTCGTGGTGCACGTGTTCCAGGACAGCGTGCGCGAGTTCTACAACTTCGACCAGTTGTGGGGAGCGGCGCCCGAGGTGCCGGTCCCCCAGGAATAAGATCGGAGGGCACGGCGTCGATGGCGATTCGCCTTCTTTTCCTGCTCTTCGTCGTCATCCTCGTCGGGTTCTCCTACATTTCCCTGTTCAACGACCAGCATGTGCCGTTCCACTACTCCGACACCCGGCAGATAG harbors:
- the nadD gene encoding nicotinate-nucleotide adenylyltransferase, with the protein product MEGRNRRIAVFGGTFDPFHNGHLRMAVEILEGLSLPDLFLVPSARPPHRPSRPLASAEDRLAMASAGIAGIDGISVLDLELRREGPSYSLITIREVSDANPGADLLFLIGADAFAEITAWHRYRDLLAACDFLLLPRPGIAPESTFPPGIRIEPEGNRCYNLPGCSYRLPGGRRLLCPVLPVLDISSRSIREKVRRGRSLRGLVPPQVEQYIKDHGLYRGEERG
- the rsfS gene encoding ribosome silencing factor; amino-acid sequence: MLRCAGLAREKKGFNILALDVREHASFTDYFLICSGSSDRQVQALSRHIEETLKKEQGVKTLGTEGLRGGRWVLLDYGDFVVHVFQDSVREFYNFDQLWGAAPEVPVPQE